A genomic region of Rhodococcus oxybenzonivorans contains the following coding sequences:
- a CDS encoding ParA family protein: protein MSAPQMTVAIDDGGRHATAHVPSQAATLDLRGDTEQDLMTAVFAQAHAEARSSGQTITVAVSGGIDTAPMRLEVDPDQTIRPAPEQTPGQGPVTPNRERPQGRPGGGTPVVRIQAEGTEPSVPVRSPASDPTPESAAVAAEEEDGHAHSPARPLHPMSGLAAPEIAPGAGEPARLGVRGRLNAMFGLRLAPQPQSPEMRLRAAESVITRTLPDFSVMTVANPKGGVGKTPIAVALTQTLANLRGAGTVVCADLGEVGGSLAKRVAVRPPHDNDIPALLAAHPDPRAPIRPSELAQHLTRQPSGEDIIAGRRGGATSVLGRNDAAHLAAIVAQHRDILVADTGNNPLAGSWQWAVTAADAVVVPVPLRWDAADAAEEMITELASTGNIVLQRTIVVITTGPGDAPMVEHDTVEALRELGVPLVARMPFEPLFASGERLALSRLQPHTRAALTRLAEEVVKTITGP from the coding sequence ATGTCGGCCCCGCAGATGACCGTCGCCATCGACGACGGAGGACGCCACGCCACGGCGCATGTGCCGTCGCAGGCCGCGACGCTCGACCTGCGAGGCGACACCGAGCAAGACCTGATGACCGCCGTGTTCGCCCAGGCCCACGCCGAAGCACGAAGCAGCGGCCAAACGATCACCGTCGCGGTCAGCGGCGGCATCGACACCGCGCCGATGCGGCTCGAGGTCGACCCCGACCAGACCATCCGCCCGGCCCCAGAACAGACCCCGGGCCAGGGACCCGTGACACCCAACCGGGAACGGCCCCAGGGCCGCCCGGGCGGCGGCACTCCCGTCGTAAGGATCCAGGCAGAGGGCACTGAGCCTTCCGTTCCCGTGCGGTCGCCAGCGAGCGATCCGACACCCGAATCGGCAGCCGTGGCCGCCGAGGAGGAGGACGGACACGCTCACTCACCCGCCCGGCCACTGCACCCAATGTCTGGGCTCGCGGCCCCCGAAATCGCCCCCGGAGCTGGCGAACCCGCACGTCTCGGAGTGCGAGGCCGACTCAACGCCATGTTCGGGTTACGCCTCGCACCCCAACCGCAGTCACCGGAGATGCGGCTGCGGGCCGCCGAGTCGGTGATCACCCGGACGCTGCCGGATTTCTCCGTGATGACCGTCGCCAACCCGAAAGGAGGAGTCGGCAAGACACCGATCGCCGTGGCTCTCACTCAGACCTTGGCCAACCTCCGCGGCGCCGGCACCGTGGTGTGCGCAGATCTCGGCGAGGTCGGAGGCAGTCTCGCAAAGCGGGTCGCCGTCCGTCCGCCGCACGACAACGACATCCCCGCATTGCTGGCCGCCCATCCCGACCCGCGCGCCCCCATCCGGCCCTCGGAACTCGCGCAGCACCTGACCCGTCAACCGTCGGGTGAGGACATCATCGCGGGACGCCGCGGCGGTGCCACGTCGGTTCTGGGCCGCAATGACGCGGCGCATCTGGCCGCGATCGTGGCCCAGCACCGCGACATCCTCGTCGCCGATACCGGCAACAACCCCCTCGCCGGGAGCTGGCAGTGGGCAGTGACGGCAGCCGACGCCGTCGTGGTGCCCGTTCCATTGCGCTGGGACGCCGCAGATGCCGCGGAAGAAATGATCACGGAGCTGGCGTCGACGGGCAACATTGTCCTGCAACGCACGATCGTCGTGATCACTACCGGCCCCGGAGACGCCCCGATGGTCGAACACGACACTGTCGAGGCCCTCCGCGAACTGGGAGTACCACTTGTGGCGCGCATGCCATTCGAGCCGCTGTTCGCTTCCGGGGAACGCCTGGCACTGTCCCGGCTCCAACCCCACACCCGGGCCGCGTTGACCCGACTGGCCGAAGAGGTCGTCAAGACGATCACCGGCCCCTGA
- a CDS encoding DUF2637 domain-containing protein: MNDLSIRAAQVQLRALIAALIVAIAIAVGITTGAFVLSFAVQRDLALQAGIPHYLTWIFPAIVDGAILGATIAVVALSKIGGSAIGKRFFLGLAVVVVFISVFGNANHAYRAGEAAARNVAAGIELGYTPLSPTGASLIAIIPPLLVLAFTHGVGILIKAIGTAHMEYTAVVRDARHREPQWAGEDAGTDSRMSAPEPRSVDRNTGRNAQSVASTVAPGVDVASATESSASDRARAAVARPDIDRDVAAVLQPEEADPADFTGVAGESEEHQKHSIRNALHSRDAAQEISNGPEGPPQSFVLPDETQTIDNLLAFIDACADFEPIVKETARLRISERRSYAEIATLTNAKAASTAMRRFDKVAQRAVEAGFRTPPLPDVDDSTEGRNAATLDKQYAFAGALQ, translated from the coding sequence ATGAATGACCTCAGTATCCGAGCCGCGCAAGTCCAGCTCCGCGCCCTGATAGCGGCCCTCATCGTTGCGATCGCTATTGCAGTCGGCATCACCACAGGCGCCTTCGTGCTCTCCTTCGCCGTGCAACGTGACCTGGCATTGCAGGCGGGTATCCCGCACTACCTCACCTGGATCTTCCCGGCCATCGTCGACGGCGCAATACTCGGCGCGACGATCGCGGTCGTTGCGTTGAGCAAAATAGGCGGCAGCGCAATCGGGAAAAGGTTCTTCCTCGGGCTCGCTGTGGTGGTGGTCTTCATCAGCGTCTTCGGCAACGCCAACCATGCCTACCGTGCAGGGGAAGCCGCCGCGCGCAACGTTGCCGCCGGAATCGAACTGGGCTACACGCCGCTGTCACCGACCGGCGCATCGCTCATTGCAATCATTCCACCGTTGCTCGTGCTGGCTTTCACCCACGGCGTCGGCATCCTCATCAAGGCCATCGGCACCGCTCACATGGAGTACACCGCGGTCGTGCGAGACGCCCGACATCGTGAACCACAATGGGCGGGCGAGGACGCTGGGACCGACTCTCGGATGTCTGCACCGGAGCCGAGGTCGGTCGACCGCAACACCGGACGCAATGCGCAATCCGTTGCCTCGACCGTTGCACCGGGCGTCGACGTTGCGTCGGCAACCGAGTCGTCGGCATCCGACCGCGCCAGGGCCGCCGTTGCGAGGCCAGACATTGACCGTGACGTTGCGGCTGTCCTGCAACCGGAGGAAGCGGACCCTGCTGACTTCACCGGTGTTGCGGGAGAGAGCGAGGAACACCAGAAGCACAGTATCCGCAATGCACTGCACAGTCGCGATGCCGCACAAGAGATCAGCAATGGCCCGGAGGGCCCACCTCAGTCGTTCGTGCTGCCGGACGAGACCCAGACGATTGACAACCTCCTCGCCTTCATCGACGCCTGCGCCGACTTCGAACCGATAGTGAAGGAGACGGCCCGGCTGCGGATCAGTGAGCGACGCAGCTACGCAGAGATCGCCACGCTCACCAACGCCAAGGCAGCTTCCACCGCAATGCGCCGCTTCGACAAGGTGGCGCAACGCGCGGTCGAGGCAGGGTTCCGGACCCCGCCGCTGCCCGACGTTGACGACTCGACCGAGGGCCGCAATGCCGCAACGCTCGATAAGCAGTACGCCTTTGCCGGGGCATTGCAATGA
- a CDS encoding insoluble domain protein produces the protein MSNNPTGDRTARHARGRHRHHSATQSATALAVLTAALASGIALSPSAIADPIQGGVTGDSNQEGVTGGGTPSGTTTPPPAPAPTYVPETPPEPVYWVDPPAEYQNIEYQPLPNYDYETNAYVEAADYYVAPVQFDQLHLPTPVEPTKPFIAPRDTLRLGELHITQPNWVSDMDRDRTNNTMAVVQAGVSTGWRSIGVETSRADRIAAAQVGAGAAGATVGALTAGGAAATAGALVGGTIGGLAGMTAGTVFLPGLGWVPVGIVGTAAGAGIGAAAAGIPAAAAGALVGGGIGVAAVTPIAAGDKGEPKEIDVPDIDSEAVTVQTETVLTDWENSGPIGQAAASAVQDTVESAPAIDHQARDFVAAKPGGQQIIEQVDKTLNSFFNDATPGLAANLLSGAISGGIPTAN, from the coding sequence ATGAGCAACAACCCCACCGGCGACCGCACCGCCCGCCACGCCCGAGGCCGACACCGCCATCACAGCGCCACCCAATCCGCCACCGCGCTGGCAGTCCTCACCGCAGCCCTGGCTTCCGGAATCGCCTTGTCCCCGTCCGCAATCGCCGACCCGATCCAAGGCGGTGTCACCGGCGACAGCAACCAAGAAGGCGTCACCGGCGGTGGCACCCCCAGCGGAACCACCACTCCTCCACCAGCACCCGCGCCCACCTACGTGCCCGAAACCCCGCCGGAACCGGTGTACTGGGTCGATCCGCCCGCCGAATACCAGAACATCGAGTACCAGCCACTCCCGAACTACGACTACGAGACCAATGCGTATGTCGAGGCAGCGGACTACTACGTCGCACCAGTGCAATTCGACCAGCTGCACTTGCCGACCCCGGTGGAGCCGACGAAGCCGTTCATCGCCCCCCGGGACACCCTTCGTCTGGGTGAGCTGCACATCACGCAACCGAACTGGGTGTCCGACATGGACCGGGACCGCACGAACAACACGATGGCGGTGGTCCAGGCAGGCGTCTCGACGGGTTGGCGGTCGATCGGTGTGGAAACCTCGCGGGCCGACCGGATCGCCGCCGCCCAGGTCGGTGCCGGAGCGGCCGGGGCAACAGTCGGTGCCCTCACCGCAGGCGGGGCGGCCGCCACCGCAGGCGCTCTGGTCGGTGGCACGATCGGCGGCCTCGCCGGGATGACCGCGGGCACCGTCTTCCTTCCCGGACTCGGGTGGGTGCCCGTCGGCATCGTCGGCACCGCCGCCGGGGCGGGAATCGGTGCCGCGGCAGCGGGTATCCCCGCCGCCGCTGCCGGCGCCCTGGTCGGCGGCGGAATCGGAGTGGCCGCGGTGACCCCGATCGCTGCCGGCGACAAGGGCGAACCGAAGGAGATCGACGTCCCGGACATCGACTCCGAAGCCGTGACCGTACAGACCGAGACGGTCCTCACCGACTGGGAGAACTCCGGACCGATCGGACAGGCAGCCGCCTCCGCCGTGCAGGACACCGTCGAGTCCGCGCCCGCGATCGACCACCAGGCCCGCGACTTCGTCGCTGCCAAGCCCGGCGGACAGCAGATCATCGAGCAGGTCGACAAAACCCTGAACTCGTTCTTCAACGACGCCACGCCCGGCCTGGCCGCAAACCTGCTGTCGGGAGCCATCAGTGGCGGCATTCCGACCGCCAACTGA
- a CDS encoding alpha/beta hydrolase family protein, with product MSGTLASAASAQAEPVDLLSAGAVLSEQPLATVVLPAGAADTSTRILYSTLRTATDPGESTGSVFLPQGPPPAGGWPVVSYAHGNVGIDDACAPSVTGSTEVERVSIEQWLAAGYAVAATDYAGIGTDGVNAYTDGPAAGANAVDIVRAAHHIYGDQLGDRWIVAGLSQGGHAAYFAAHQATTRSPELDFRGAIAVGAPTHLDQLLPLAGPNFPPVPNAGIAHYVLYTLAGLDDQRPQLDIRRRLTPTGVELIEKAKVTCSSEFDEYLRTHPVTIAELFTAPLDSPDLHAVLQHMQQAPTSGFDRPIRVVHSLTDTKVPIPLTWAQLSEMRSNGVDTEYQQLSDVDHSASLTAAMPESLAFAARVLK from the coding sequence ATGAGCGGGACACTCGCCTCCGCGGCATCAGCCCAAGCCGAACCTGTCGACCTACTCTCTGCGGGGGCTGTGCTTTCTGAGCAACCCCTCGCCACCGTGGTGCTTCCTGCCGGCGCCGCCGACACCAGCACCCGAATCCTCTACTCCACATTGCGCACCGCCACCGACCCGGGCGAGTCCACCGGATCGGTCTTCCTGCCACAGGGCCCACCGCCGGCTGGGGGGTGGCCGGTCGTGTCCTACGCCCACGGCAACGTTGGCATCGACGATGCCTGCGCCCCCTCGGTCACCGGGTCCACCGAGGTCGAACGCGTATCAATCGAGCAATGGCTGGCTGCCGGCTACGCGGTCGCGGCCACTGACTACGCCGGGATCGGCACCGACGGAGTCAATGCGTACACAGACGGCCCGGCAGCCGGCGCCAACGCCGTCGACATCGTCCGCGCGGCCCACCACATCTACGGCGACCAACTCGGCGACCGATGGATCGTTGCCGGCCTGTCCCAGGGCGGCCACGCCGCCTACTTCGCCGCCCACCAGGCCACTACCCGAAGCCCCGAACTCGACTTCCGTGGTGCAATCGCCGTCGGCGCCCCCACGCACCTCGACCAGCTCCTACCGCTAGCTGGACCCAACTTTCCACCGGTGCCGAACGCTGGGATCGCCCACTACGTTCTCTACACCCTCGCCGGCCTCGACGACCAGCGACCGCAACTCGACATCCGCCGCCGTCTGACCCCAACCGGCGTCGAGCTCATAGAGAAGGCGAAGGTGACCTGCAGCAGCGAGTTTGACGAGTATCTGCGCACACACCCGGTCACCATCGCGGAGCTTTTCACCGCCCCACTGGACAGCCCCGACCTGCACGCAGTGCTCCAACACATGCAGCAGGCACCTACCAGCGGGTTCGACCGCCCGATCCGAGTCGTGCACAGCCTTACCGACACCAAGGTGCCGATCCCACTAACCTGGGCGCAACTGAGTGAAATGCGTTCGAACGGCGTCGATACCGAGTACCAGCAGCTCTCCGATGTGGACCATTCCGCCAGCTTGACCGCCGCCATGCCCGAATCGCTGGCCTTCGCTGCGCGCGTACTGAAGTGA